One region of Mus pahari chromosome 16, PAHARI_EIJ_v1.1, whole genome shotgun sequence genomic DNA includes:
- the Rpp38 gene encoding ribonuclease P protein subunit p38 produces MAAAPQAPKRGSIRKTRPLVVKTSLNNPYVISWSTLEREDIHFILQTLEDKFKSIGLQKIEDKKKRKKTALMKKQSCGSDVGISEDPKEPDGDLLVSGWTPVHVRRQLVIGVNEVTRALERNELLLVLVCKSVKPAIITSHLIQLSLSRTVPACQVPQLSERIAPVIGLKCVLALGFRKNTRDFADEVGAIIPRVPSLNVPWLPDRTQDPTDILETEPLESQDTEILDTSFDDLTKLSKRKLAEGGQASAATLQPLKIKKLIPNPSKIRKPPKSKKSISK; encoded by the coding sequence ATGGCTGCAGCCCCTCAGGCACCAAAGAGGGGATCTATTCGGAAGACTAGACCTCTGGTTGTAAAAACATCACTGAACAACCCTTATGTTATTTCCTGGAGCACCTTGGAGAGAGAAGACATACACTTTATATTACAGACTCTCGAAGACAAGTTTAAATCGATTGGACTTCAGAAAATTGaagataagaagaaaaggaaaaaaacagctcTTATGAAAAAGCAAAGTTGTGGGTCAGATGTTGGGATTAGTGAGGATCCAAAAGAGCCTGATGGGGATCTGCTGGTGTCAGGGTGGACACCTGTACACGTCAGAAGACAGCTGGTCATTGGTGTTAATGAAGTCACCAGAGCTCTGGAGAGGAATGAACTGCTCCTCGTTCTAGTGTGTAAGTCAGTCAAGCCTGCCATCATCACCTCACACTTGATTCAGCTGAGTCTAAGCAGAACTGTTCCTGCCTGTCAGGTACCTCAGCTCAGCGAGAGAATTGCTCCCGTCATTGGCTTAAAATGTGTGCTAGCCTTGGGTTTCAGAAAGAACACCAGAGACTTTGCTGATGAAGTAGGGGCCATCATTCCCAGGGTGCCCAGCTTAAATGTGCCATGGCTTCCAGACAGAACCCAAGATCCCACAGACATTTTAGAGACTGAACCCTTGGAAAGCCAGGACACAGAGATTTTGGACACTTCGTTTGATGACCTTACAAAGCTTAGTAAGAGGAAGCTTGCTGAAGGTGGACAAGCTTCAGCTGCAACACTACAAccccttaaaataaaaaagcttatTCCCAACCCTAGTAAGATAAGAAAACCACCCAAAAGTAAAAAGTctatttcaaagtag
- the Acbd7 gene encoding acyl-CoA-binding domain-containing protein 7 isoform X2 has protein sequence MSLQADFDQAAQDVRKLKSRPEDEELKELYGLYKQSVIGDINIACPAMLDLKGKAKWEAWNLQKGLSKEDAMCAYISKARELIEKYGI, from the exons ATGTCTTTGCAG GCTGATTTTGACCAGGCCGCACAAGACGTGAGGAAACTGAAAAGCAGACCGGAAGATGAAGAACTCAAGGAACTCTACGGGCTCTACAAGCAGTCTGTCATCGGAGACATCAACATTG CATGTCCAGCAATGTTAGATCTAAAGGGTAAGGCGAAATGGGAAGCTTGGAACCTCCAAAAAG GGTTGTCGAAGGAAGATGCCATGTGTGCCTATATTTCTAAAGCGAGAGAGCTGATTGAGAAATACGGAATTTAG
- the Acbd7 gene encoding acyl-CoA-binding domain-containing protein 7 isoform X1, which yields MSLQADFDQAAQDVRKLKSRPEDEELKELYGLYKQSVIGDINIGACPAMLDLKGKAKWEAWNLQKGLSKEDAMCAYISKARELIEKYGI from the exons ATGTCTTTGCAG GCTGATTTTGACCAGGCCGCACAAGACGTGAGGAAACTGAAAAGCAGACCGGAAGATGAAGAACTCAAGGAACTCTACGGGCTCTACAAGCAGTCTGTCATCGGAGACATCAACATTGGTG CATGTCCAGCAATGTTAGATCTAAAGGGTAAGGCGAAATGGGAAGCTTGGAACCTCCAAAAAG GGTTGTCGAAGGAAGATGCCATGTGTGCCTATATTTCTAAAGCGAGAGAGCTGATTGAGAAATACGGAATTTAG